A DNA window from Penaeus vannamei isolate JL-2024 unplaced genomic scaffold, ASM4276789v1 unanchor2250, whole genome shotgun sequence contains the following coding sequences:
- the LOC138861177 gene encoding enolase-phosphatase E1-like isoform X2, with translation MTIASHQDIYLRLVECGTDAVYDDVTGKLQKTLTAFPLRVLPLILRYFAKNDMQLLAWVEVLCYRYGNVDREQRRELQGQYNQGAGDGSVEEPGKTEVNGNKHRDEGAEKPPVALEIQQREPADGQGELRLGWRKYIELAKEPVPEFRLSKPTAKGAGAENPLESNRDISAKTELGASPSEFREILSSVLMEAKACIAEGTAEEKSPKCKRDDILPASDNETESETSQLELRRIPSPVPIEAKACPAEGTKRDNSSKPDRGVLPASDSETGSEASQLELREITSPVPMEAMACTAEGMRREKSPNPNTDDLPANDSETRSEVTLELREIPSPVPVGTNPCTTEGTEMKKSQQPNAYIPQASKSETGSEVTDVYNSCELHEVNSRPRVEAQQTGTKIKYAEHSTEIQDTSEDPESEIWNKQDGISEQKIQDTIPKQEIQDKTEDKNIQNTELEQQVHMLTKTDLIREGVLKESELQDIREKLQEMVKYDKQYQKFIGIVERLQLNIPFQSKSKGIILTLIKSVKTTWEQTYQEGKGRDTDDGDDEEKEMSLGFVLQSLRNKSKNSSVDLSKIPEACQEVQLRGERQHDREIRSQSTSETCASEPTEAEHADSEMQEEFSNQHKLTKDLPSTKCPKLPLENYPSVREKKLEYTLCERKDATASVISQETAQDSIPCRRAPSRGRGKFNLCSVRRPDFDYREDTTGARPKNVFFRGRPSQEDLSIFDEKDASSSTLSKVTSSRIVSEGGKHLLPSPDIPTGIGSSSAPSVGDAPFLTHA, from the exons GTGTGGCACTGATGCAGTCTATGATGATGTCACAGGTAAGCTGCAGAAGACTCTAACTGCCTTCCCCCTGCGTGTCCTCCCTTTGATACTGAGATACTTCGCCAAAAACGACATGCAGCTTTTGGCGTGGGTGGAG gtGCTGTGTTACAGGTATGGAAATGTGGACAGGGAGCAGAGAAGAGAACTGCAAGGACAGTACAACCAAGGAGCAGGAGATGGATCTGTAGAAGAACCAGGAAAAACAGAAGTCAACGGTAATAAACACAGAGATGAAGGAGCAGAAAAACCACCAGTTGCTTTGGAAATTCAACAGAGAGAACCAGCAGATGGGCAAGGAGAACTAAGATTAGGATGGAGGAAATACATAGAACTAGCAAAAGAACCAGTGCCAGAATTTAGACTGAGTAAACCCACAGCTAAGGGAGCAGGAGCAGAAAACCCGCTAGAGTCCAACAGAGATATCTCAGCAAAAACAGAATTAGGAGCAAGTCCATCAGAGTTCAGGGAAATTCTCTCTTCGGTTCTCATGGAAGCCAAGGCATGCATAGCTGAGGGAACTGCAGAAGAAAAGTCTCCAAAGTGTAAAAGAGATGATATCCTCCCAGCAAGTGACAATGAAACAGAATCAGAAACAAGTCAGTTAGAGCTAAGGAGaattccctctcctgtccctatAGAAGCCAAGGCATGCCCAGCTGAGGGAACAAAAAGAGACAACTCCTCTAAACCTGATAGAGGTGTCCTCCCTGCAAGTGACAGTGAGACGGGATCAGAAGCAAGTCAGTTAGAGCTAAGGGAAATTACATCTCCCGTCCCTATGGAAGCCATGGCATGTACAGctgagggaatgagaagagaaaagtccCCTAATCCTAACACAGATGACCTCCCAGCAAATGACAGCGAGACAAGATCAGAAGTTACATTAGAACTTAGGGAAATCCCCTCTCCTGTTCCTGTGGGAACCAATCCATGCACAACTGAgggaacagaaatgaaaaaatctCAACAACCTAATGCATACATCCCCCAAGCAAGTAAAAGTGAGACAGGATCAGAAGTAACTGATGTATATAATTCATGTGAATTGCATGAGGTGAATTCCAGGCCCCGAGTGGAGGCACAGCAAACTGGTACAAAAATAAAGTATGCTGAACACAGTACAGAAATACAGGACACCAGTGAAGATCCTGAATCTGAAATTTGGAACAAACAAGATGGGATTTCAGAACAGAAAATACAGGATACCATTCCAAAGCAGGAAATTCAGGACAAAACTgaagacaaaaatatacaaaatactgAATTAGAACAGCAGGTACATATGCTGACGAAAACTGACTTGATAAGGGAGGGAGTTTTAAAAGAGTCGGAATTGCAAGACATAAGAGAAAAGCTACAGGAAATGGTAAAATATGACAAACAGTACCAGAAATTTATTGGTATTGTGGAACGGTTGCAGTTGAATATACCATTTCAATCCAAATCAAAGGGGATTATTCTGACTTTGATCAAGTCAGTGAAGACAACCTGGGAACAGACATaccaagaagggaagggaagggatacagatgatggggatgatgaagaaaaagagatgtcATTGGGGTTTGTGCTTCAGTCATTGAGAAACAAATCAAAGAACTCTTCTGTTGACTTGAGCAAAATTCCGGAGGCATGCCAAGAGGTTCAGCTTCGAGGAGAGAGACAGCATGATAGAGAAATTAGGAGTCAGTCTACATCAGAGACTTGTGCATCAGAGCCAACAGAGGCAGAACATGCAGATTCTGAGATGCAAGAAGAATTCTCAAACCAACATAAGCTTACAAAGGATCTCCCAAGCACCAAATGCCCCAAATTACCACTGGAAAATTATccaagtgtgagagagaaaaagttagaaTATACATTGTGTGAACGTAAAGACGCTACGGCATCAGTAATATCACAGGAAACTGCACAAGACAGTATACCTTGCAGGAGAGCCCCAAGCAGAGGCCGAGGGAAGTTTAATCTCTGTTCTGTGAGACGCCCAGACTTCGATTACCGAGAAGATACCACTGGGGCAAGGCCGAAGAATGTATTCTTCAGAGGGAGACCCAGCCAGGAAGACCTGAGCATTTTTGATGAAAAAGATGCATCCAGTAGCACTTTGAGCAAAGTCACCAGTTCAAGGATTGTGAGTGAAG GGGGCAAACACCTACTACCTTCTCCAGACATACCGACAGGGATCGGCAGTTCCAGTGCTCCCAGTGTGGGTGATGCCCCTTTCCTCACACATGCCTGA
- the LOC138861177 gene encoding enolase-phosphatase E1-like isoform X1, whose translation MTIASHQDIYLRLVECGTDAVYDDVTGKLQKTLTAFPLRVLPLILRYFAKNDMQLLAWVEVLCYRYGNVDREQRRELQGQYNQGAGDGSVEEPGKTEVNGNKHRDEGAEKPPVALEIQQREPADGQGELRLGWRKYIELAKEPVPEFRLSKPTAKGAGAENPLESNRDISAKTELGASPSEFREILSSVLMEAKACIAEGTAEEKSPKCKRDDILPASDNETESETSQLELRRIPSPVPIEAKACPAEGTKRDNSSKPDRGVLPASDSETGSEASQLELREITSPVPMEAMACTAEGMRREKSPNPNTDDLPANDSETRSEVTLELREIPSPVPVGTNPCTTEGTEMKKSQQPNAYIPQASKSETGSEVTDVYNSCELHEVNSRPRVEAQQTGTKIKYAEHSTEIQDTSEDPESEIWNKQDGISEQKIQDTIPKQEIQDKTEDKNIQNTELEQQVHMLTKTDLIREGVLKESELQDIREKLQEMVKYDKQYQKFIGIVERLQLNIPFQSKSKGIILTLIKSVKTTWEQTYQEGKGRDTDDGDDEEKEMSLGFVLQSLRNKSKNSSVDLSKIPEACQEVQLRGERQHDREIRSQSTSETCASEPTEAEHADSEMQEEFSNQHKLTKDLPSTKCPKLPLENYPSVREKKLEYTLCERKDATASVISQETAQDSIPCRRAPSRGRGKFNLCSVRRPDFDYREDTTGARPKNVFFRGRPSQEDLSIFDEKDASSSTLSKVTSSRIVSEGIYYNFNTAATSLVQYHSVISSFSPHQSHNLSHFQGANTYYLLQTYRQGSAVPVLPVWVMPLSSHMPDSVD comes from the exons GTGTGGCACTGATGCAGTCTATGATGATGTCACAGGTAAGCTGCAGAAGACTCTAACTGCCTTCCCCCTGCGTGTCCTCCCTTTGATACTGAGATACTTCGCCAAAAACGACATGCAGCTTTTGGCGTGGGTGGAG gtGCTGTGTTACAGGTATGGAAATGTGGACAGGGAGCAGAGAAGAGAACTGCAAGGACAGTACAACCAAGGAGCAGGAGATGGATCTGTAGAAGAACCAGGAAAAACAGAAGTCAACGGTAATAAACACAGAGATGAAGGAGCAGAAAAACCACCAGTTGCTTTGGAAATTCAACAGAGAGAACCAGCAGATGGGCAAGGAGAACTAAGATTAGGATGGAGGAAATACATAGAACTAGCAAAAGAACCAGTGCCAGAATTTAGACTGAGTAAACCCACAGCTAAGGGAGCAGGAGCAGAAAACCCGCTAGAGTCCAACAGAGATATCTCAGCAAAAACAGAATTAGGAGCAAGTCCATCAGAGTTCAGGGAAATTCTCTCTTCGGTTCTCATGGAAGCCAAGGCATGCATAGCTGAGGGAACTGCAGAAGAAAAGTCTCCAAAGTGTAAAAGAGATGATATCCTCCCAGCAAGTGACAATGAAACAGAATCAGAAACAAGTCAGTTAGAGCTAAGGAGaattccctctcctgtccctatAGAAGCCAAGGCATGCCCAGCTGAGGGAACAAAAAGAGACAACTCCTCTAAACCTGATAGAGGTGTCCTCCCTGCAAGTGACAGTGAGACGGGATCAGAAGCAAGTCAGTTAGAGCTAAGGGAAATTACATCTCCCGTCCCTATGGAAGCCATGGCATGTACAGctgagggaatgagaagagaaaagtccCCTAATCCTAACACAGATGACCTCCCAGCAAATGACAGCGAGACAAGATCAGAAGTTACATTAGAACTTAGGGAAATCCCCTCTCCTGTTCCTGTGGGAACCAATCCATGCACAACTGAgggaacagaaatgaaaaaatctCAACAACCTAATGCATACATCCCCCAAGCAAGTAAAAGTGAGACAGGATCAGAAGTAACTGATGTATATAATTCATGTGAATTGCATGAGGTGAATTCCAGGCCCCGAGTGGAGGCACAGCAAACTGGTACAAAAATAAAGTATGCTGAACACAGTACAGAAATACAGGACACCAGTGAAGATCCTGAATCTGAAATTTGGAACAAACAAGATGGGATTTCAGAACAGAAAATACAGGATACCATTCCAAAGCAGGAAATTCAGGACAAAACTgaagacaaaaatatacaaaatactgAATTAGAACAGCAGGTACATATGCTGACGAAAACTGACTTGATAAGGGAGGGAGTTTTAAAAGAGTCGGAATTGCAAGACATAAGAGAAAAGCTACAGGAAATGGTAAAATATGACAAACAGTACCAGAAATTTATTGGTATTGTGGAACGGTTGCAGTTGAATATACCATTTCAATCCAAATCAAAGGGGATTATTCTGACTTTGATCAAGTCAGTGAAGACAACCTGGGAACAGACATaccaagaagggaagggaagggatacagatgatggggatgatgaagaaaaagagatgtcATTGGGGTTTGTGCTTCAGTCATTGAGAAACAAATCAAAGAACTCTTCTGTTGACTTGAGCAAAATTCCGGAGGCATGCCAAGAGGTTCAGCTTCGAGGAGAGAGACAGCATGATAGAGAAATTAGGAGTCAGTCTACATCAGAGACTTGTGCATCAGAGCCAACAGAGGCAGAACATGCAGATTCTGAGATGCAAGAAGAATTCTCAAACCAACATAAGCTTACAAAGGATCTCCCAAGCACCAAATGCCCCAAATTACCACTGGAAAATTATccaagtgtgagagagaaaaagttagaaTATACATTGTGTGAACGTAAAGACGCTACGGCATCAGTAATATCACAGGAAACTGCACAAGACAGTATACCTTGCAGGAGAGCCCCAAGCAGAGGCCGAGGGAAGTTTAATCTCTGTTCTGTGAGACGCCCAGACTTCGATTACCGAGAAGATACCACTGGGGCAAGGCCGAAGAATGTATTCTTCAGAGGGAGACCCAGCCAGGAAGACCTGAGCATTTTTGATGAAAAAGATGCATCCAGTAGCACTTTGAGCAAAGTCACCAGTTCAAGGATTGTGAGTGAAGGTATATATTATAACTTTAATACAGCCGCAACTTCCTTAGTGCAATATCATTCTGTGATTTCGAGTTTTTCTCCTCACCAGAGTCATAATCTCTCGCATTTCCAGGGGGCAAACACCTACTACCTTCTCCAGACATACCGACAGGGATCGGCAGTTCCAGTGCTCCCAGTGTGGGTGATGCCCCTTTCCTCACACATGCCTGACTCTGTGGATTAA
- the LOC138861177 gene encoding enolase-phosphatase E1-like isoform X3, translating into MTIASHQDIYLRLVECGTDAVYDDVTGKLQKTLTAFPLRVLPLILRYFAKNDMQLLAWVEVLCYRYGNVDREQRRELQGQYNQGAGDGSVEEPGKTEVNGNKHRDEGAEKPPVALEIQQREPADGQGELRLGWRKYIELAKEPVPEFRLSKPTAKGAGAENPLESNRDISAKTELGASPSEFREILSSVLMEAKACIAEGTAEEKSPKCKRDDILPASDNETESETSQLELRRIPSPVPIEAKACPAEGTKRDNSSKPDRGVLPASDSETGSEASQLELREITSPVPMEAMACTAEGMRREKSPNPNTDDLPANDSETRSEVTLELREIPSPVPVGTNPCTTEGTEMKKSQQPNAYIPQASKSETGSEVTDVYNSCELHEVNSRPRVEAQQTGTKIKYAEHSTEIQDTSEDPESEIWNKQDGISEQKIQDTIPKQEIQDKTEDKNIQNTELEQQVHMLTKTDLIREGVLKESELQDIREKLQEMVKYDKQYQKFIGIVERLQLNIPFQSKSKGIILTLIKSVKTTWEQTYQEGKGRDTDDGDDEEKEMSLGFVLQSLRNKSKNSSVDLSKIPEACQEVQLRGERQHDREIRSQSTSETCASEPTEAEHADSEMQEEFSNQHKLTKDLPSTKCPKLPLENYPSVREKKLEYTLCERKDATASVISQETAQDSIPCRRAPSRGRGKFNLCSVRRPDFDYREDTTGARPKNVFFRGRPSQEDLSIFDEKDASSSTLSKVTSSRIVSEES; encoded by the exons GTGTGGCACTGATGCAGTCTATGATGATGTCACAGGTAAGCTGCAGAAGACTCTAACTGCCTTCCCCCTGCGTGTCCTCCCTTTGATACTGAGATACTTCGCCAAAAACGACATGCAGCTTTTGGCGTGGGTGGAG gtGCTGTGTTACAGGTATGGAAATGTGGACAGGGAGCAGAGAAGAGAACTGCAAGGACAGTACAACCAAGGAGCAGGAGATGGATCTGTAGAAGAACCAGGAAAAACAGAAGTCAACGGTAATAAACACAGAGATGAAGGAGCAGAAAAACCACCAGTTGCTTTGGAAATTCAACAGAGAGAACCAGCAGATGGGCAAGGAGAACTAAGATTAGGATGGAGGAAATACATAGAACTAGCAAAAGAACCAGTGCCAGAATTTAGACTGAGTAAACCCACAGCTAAGGGAGCAGGAGCAGAAAACCCGCTAGAGTCCAACAGAGATATCTCAGCAAAAACAGAATTAGGAGCAAGTCCATCAGAGTTCAGGGAAATTCTCTCTTCGGTTCTCATGGAAGCCAAGGCATGCATAGCTGAGGGAACTGCAGAAGAAAAGTCTCCAAAGTGTAAAAGAGATGATATCCTCCCAGCAAGTGACAATGAAACAGAATCAGAAACAAGTCAGTTAGAGCTAAGGAGaattccctctcctgtccctatAGAAGCCAAGGCATGCCCAGCTGAGGGAACAAAAAGAGACAACTCCTCTAAACCTGATAGAGGTGTCCTCCCTGCAAGTGACAGTGAGACGGGATCAGAAGCAAGTCAGTTAGAGCTAAGGGAAATTACATCTCCCGTCCCTATGGAAGCCATGGCATGTACAGctgagggaatgagaagagaaaagtccCCTAATCCTAACACAGATGACCTCCCAGCAAATGACAGCGAGACAAGATCAGAAGTTACATTAGAACTTAGGGAAATCCCCTCTCCTGTTCCTGTGGGAACCAATCCATGCACAACTGAgggaacagaaatgaaaaaatctCAACAACCTAATGCATACATCCCCCAAGCAAGTAAAAGTGAGACAGGATCAGAAGTAACTGATGTATATAATTCATGTGAATTGCATGAGGTGAATTCCAGGCCCCGAGTGGAGGCACAGCAAACTGGTACAAAAATAAAGTATGCTGAACACAGTACAGAAATACAGGACACCAGTGAAGATCCTGAATCTGAAATTTGGAACAAACAAGATGGGATTTCAGAACAGAAAATACAGGATACCATTCCAAAGCAGGAAATTCAGGACAAAACTgaagacaaaaatatacaaaatactgAATTAGAACAGCAGGTACATATGCTGACGAAAACTGACTTGATAAGGGAGGGAGTTTTAAAAGAGTCGGAATTGCAAGACATAAGAGAAAAGCTACAGGAAATGGTAAAATATGACAAACAGTACCAGAAATTTATTGGTATTGTGGAACGGTTGCAGTTGAATATACCATTTCAATCCAAATCAAAGGGGATTATTCTGACTTTGATCAAGTCAGTGAAGACAACCTGGGAACAGACATaccaagaagggaagggaagggatacagatgatggggatgatgaagaaaaagagatgtcATTGGGGTTTGTGCTTCAGTCATTGAGAAACAAATCAAAGAACTCTTCTGTTGACTTGAGCAAAATTCCGGAGGCATGCCAAGAGGTTCAGCTTCGAGGAGAGAGACAGCATGATAGAGAAATTAGGAGTCAGTCTACATCAGAGACTTGTGCATCAGAGCCAACAGAGGCAGAACATGCAGATTCTGAGATGCAAGAAGAATTCTCAAACCAACATAAGCTTACAAAGGATCTCCCAAGCACCAAATGCCCCAAATTACCACTGGAAAATTATccaagtgtgagagagaaaaagttagaaTATACATTGTGTGAACGTAAAGACGCTACGGCATCAGTAATATCACAGGAAACTGCACAAGACAGTATACCTTGCAGGAGAGCCCCAAGCAGAGGCCGAGGGAAGTTTAATCTCTGTTCTGTGAGACGCCCAGACTTCGATTACCGAGAAGATACCACTGGGGCAAGGCCGAAGAATGTATTCTTCAGAGGGAGACCCAGCCAGGAAGACCTGAGCATTTTTGATGAAAAAGATGCATCCAGTAGCACTTTGAGCAAAGTCACCAGTTCAAGGATTGTGAGTGAAG AGTCATAA